The Setaria viridis chromosome 9, Setaria_viridis_v4.0, whole genome shotgun sequence sequence agcctcatttaactgaGTCCCCtgtccttcaatcttgaattttatgtggAAGTGCGAtaaaagttgcactccatatggagtagcccccgaggattagtttgaatcgaagaatcaggctaagggtcgatctgtaatttgcatcacttttccTTAAAACccagaaattttttttttatgatgGACACATGACACACAACCTCGAGCCTTTGGCAACctctggtcaacgtgaccatctctgaaaGGAAATCTCATCTCTTCTGAGAATAGAGGTAACGGCTAATCAGGTGCCGTGAAATCTGCGGATCTGTTAAAcctgaatattcctttattcgCGCCGTTGTTACTGTGCCACGGTGATAAATAGCGGAGGAAGTTATTCCTTTTCGTTTCACCTTTGCCATTTGCTTTTCTGACCTCCatactgtagccctagcgctgCCGCTGCCCAATCTCCGAGCGctagcgccgccgtcccccaccACTGAGGCCCCGAGCGTATGCGACAGAAGAAGCTCGTGACATTAAGGATGGTGAGGAAGGCTGATGCATCCAAAGAAGTCGAgggtgagaagaagaagaggtccGACAAGAAGGAGCCACAATTGCCGGcacccaagtacgggaagacgGATTAGACTGCGCCGCCAACTCCTAGTTGCGCTTGGAAGCGGTCATTCTTAAaagaggaggagatcaaggTGTTTGTGGCCGCCAAGCTGCTCCAAGATCAAGACTTCATCAATTGGAGATCCTCCTACGGCAATCCGTGACCATTGGAGGAATACCTGATAAAACAGTAATTTTCGCTCACTTCATCGAGCGCGGTCTTGCACTTACAAACTTCTGATTTTTCCGGAGTCTTCTGGATTATTATAAGTTGGAGCtggttcatctgaaccccaacgGAATCCTCCATACTGCTATTTTTGTGCACTTCTGCGAAGCTTTTCTGGGAATCCGCCCCAACTTTCAGTTATTCCGAAAATTTTTCTGTGTAAAGCCGCAACCGATGAGGGATCATACTCAAGTAGTCAGAGGCGCCGGTATCCAGATGCGGGAGAAACTCAGTAGCCTGTATCTAGAGTATGAGTTGATAGACTTCAATGTCGAGTGGAAGGAGAAGtagtgctacattggcaaccacgaTCTCAAACTACCCAAACTGACAAGGCATCGTCCCACCTGGAACAACCGGTGGTTGGATGAGCCAACTCAtggggattgcctccaactacccGAACTCCTTGATAGAATAGCCAAGCTAAAGCAAGAAGGTCTcactggagttggagtagccttcagctttatgaagcgaAGAATCCAGCCCTTACAGCAGCGATGCCACTGGGGCTATGAGTATACTGGAGTCAATGATCCATCCAGACTTTCGCCTGATGAGCTCAATATAGATGAGATTATGGTGAGCCTGAAGCGGATGTTCAAAAATGTGGGCGAGATCCCCACCATTGTGCGGGAATTCAATGCTGCCAACccgccaaagcctgtaagtacccgtAGCCATAGCCTCCAAATACTTATTTTTGTAGTTGTTGGGTGTGCTAACTTGACTTTCTTTGCAGGAAGATGTCAGCTTGTACTtctctgcttctcctcctcccggatCGGAAGATATttgtgaagctgctcctcgcgtGCATATGGTGGAGAGCACTGAGAGtgatgacgaggaagaggaagtactCGAGGCCTCCAGCAGCACCAGTTCGGATGCTGCGGAGAATTTTGAAGTCAAGGTCCAGCCATTTGCTAAGGTCGGGTCATCCTCTGAATCGAAGAAGCGCACAGCTGATGAGGAGCTCGAAGCTGCAATTCCTCCGCCACCAAAGAAGAAGCGGTCCATTGTTGCGAAATGGGCCGTGAAGAAATCCGTCACCGCAGAAGATGTGCCTCCCGCGTCCGGTAGGCGATTTCAATATCACCACtgtgtctactcaagatgacattgATGGTTTGCAGATACTCGAGCCGGTGATGGATGCTGAAAAGGCGGCTGCTCTGGCTGCGCAAGACAGGTTGCCAGTCATTGAGGAGGTGATCAATATTGAAGATGATCCGGAGCCTCATGTTGCTCTGATGGACCCTGCCGGCGCAAGAACAACTCGAAGAGCAGAGGCGGCGGCTAAGGCTGGCGATGATCATGCTGCGACATTCAAGCCGTGCCAAAGAGACTATTTCCGACCATTAAGCCGCTGCGCTTTACAGGAGAACTCTCTTTGTAGTTGAGGAGATCTATAAGGTATGTCTTGTTGCTCCttctttgagtactaattgtagctcaTGATCGACTTGTTGTGTCTCTGAAGTTTTGTCTTATGCAGGAAATCCTCTAATATGAACCTTGGAGAGCCTAGTTTGAGGCCCATGACAGAGTACATTTCCTAATCTttgactagttcctgtctttctacgtagactacgccgtcctgcgccaTAGTCTACATGTCAGATATGTCTCGGTGTCCAACCTCATatttagaactgtccaaaccttctggtaggtCCATATATGCTATATTTTTACGTTCAATATTCTTCTTGATGAGCAAAATAACTTGACCGTTCCTTTGTGAAACGTGCCAAGTGAGTTGTGAGCCCTGTATTGCAAAGCGCTGTCTGTTGCTGGAATATGGACCGTTCCTTTGTGAAAAGGGATTGCATTATATGGTGATTGGTAATGGCTAATGGATATGTTGTGTACAGTACAGGACAACCTCCCATGTTTGATATACAAAAACAACCCTTTAGACTGTAAGGATAATGTCTTAtatcatttgtttttttataaacGAAGGTTATATCATGTTTTCATATATTTAGTAGCCAATACCGgtgtgtgattttttttttttggtgttgAATTGCTCTGTTCATAGACTTTAGAATAGCAGAAAGGCCGTGGCAAGACCACAAGGGATGGGCCGGAAGCTTCTCATCAGCTCTCTTTCATTACTCAGCAGACAAGGGGTGATGTAGCGTGTCTGATTGAGCATGACAGCATATGAAGTTTCTTTGTTGGTTCTGTAGATCTGATCTACTCCCCTGACATGGACTCCAGCACATGTCAAACATTACTGACTTTTGGCATCTGGCTATTTTGTGCCTGTACATGTGGCCTGTAGGCACACGTGAAGGTCAATTTGTCTGCGGTTATTTGTTTATTAACCCGGCAAAAGCGCTGTAATAATTCAGAAAGTGATTGAGGTGGTAACGGCAGGAGACCTTTGACCCCTGTAGTCACCGATGAGCCTCTAGTGGTGATTCGAAAGTGACTGAAAGTGAAGTTGTTGGAAGAACGGCGACCATTCGCGGAGCCATCTATAACTGGGAATCGTTTCACCCAGATGCAAAAGTGAAGTACATGTACAACAATATATTGAAAAGTCAGATAGGAATTTTTGAAAAGTGTTGAGGAAATGAAAGAACGAGAATGCATGTACGCTTCTTTTTTGAACTAACGGTAAATTCACACGCAAAGAAAATTCAATAGTGCCATGATAGTGTTCATCTTTGTTGTTTGTGCCATGTTTAGATGGGTTGCGTCAACAAGTCTGCCAAATTTATTTACTCTATAAATTCATATTCCGCAATATGACAAATTTATTTACTGTGCCATGTTTAGTATGAGCCTGCAGCTGCAGAACTCAGAAGTGCTGTTTCCAAACTGGTGGCCAGCGTCAAACCAAAACCGCAATCAATTTAAACCTGTCGCCTTTTACCGCGCAAGTCAAAACCGCCCACCCTTCTTCCATCCACGCGGCGGTTTGCTAAACCCGCCCGGGCGCCGCCGATCCATCCATCCCGGGCGGCCTTCCCCTTTGACCTTCCACGGCCGGCTGACCGGTCAACGTCACCCCCGGCCGCTAGCTAACGGCGTGTGCCTTTCCCAATCGCCACGCTCCACGTGCAGTCGCCGTCACCCGGGACGTCACCGCCCCGCCGGACGGCGTCCCACATAAAACCGCCCCACCCACTCACCCACCCCGCAATTCCCCTCCCCACCTCCTCGTCTCCGCTCCCCGAAAGCCCCCGAATCGAATCCGGCGGAGTTCGATTTGGGGATTTCGGCGCCTCGCCCCCGGAAATTTCTTGGATCTGAGGCCGGCCGTCGTCTTCGATCTGCGGCTGGAGTGAGTCTGCAAGTTTTCCGGCTCGATTTTGGTCGGAGGGTCGGGGGGCTTCGATTGCGGGGATGGAGTCGTCCCCGGTGTCGTACTGGTGCTACCGCTGCAGCCGCTTCGTGAGGGTGTCTCCGGCCACCGTCGTCTGCCCGGAGTGCGACGGCGGCTTCCTGGAGCAGttcccgcagccgccgccgcggggcggcggcgggagcggccggcGCGGGACGATGAACCCGGTCATCGTGCTCCGGGGCGGATCGCTGTCCGGGTTCGAGCTCTACTATGACGACGGCGCGGGCGACGGGCTGCGGCCGCTGCCCGGCGACGTCCAGCACCTCCTCATGGGGTCCGGCTTCCACCGCCTGCTGGACCAGTTctcgcgggaggcggcggcgccgcgacCCCCGGCGTCGAAGGCTGCGGTGGAGTCCATGCCATCTGTGACGATCGCCGGAGGCGGGGCCCACTGCGCGGTCTGCCAGGAGGCCTTTgagcccggcgccgccgggcgggAGATGCCGTGCAAGCATGTCTACCACCAAGACTGCATCTTGCCCTGGCTCTCCCTCCGCAACTCGTGCCCCGTTTGCCGCCAAGAGCTTCCGGCCGCGGCCACCCCAGATGCGGAGGCGGATGCGGGGCTCACTATCTGGCGACTTCCACGCGGTGGATTTGCCGTAGGGAGGTTCGCCGGCGGGCCCAGAGAGCAGCTCCCGGTCGTCTACACCGAGCTGGATGGGGGCTTCAGTAACGGGGTCGGCCCGAGGAGGGTGACATGGCCAGAGGGAGAGAGGCAAGTGGATGGCGGTGAAGGTCGGATTCGCCGTGTATTTAGGAATCTGTTTGGCTGTTTCGGTCATGGCAGCCGGCAAGCGAGTTCGTCGCAATCTCTTAGTGGCTGAGCACAGTTTTCCTTGGTAACTCGTTTTCAATTGATAGTGCTGAAGAACTAGGGTTAGTGTAAGAAGGGAATCCAGATTATAATTTCTTGGGACTTTTGATGTAAATGAAGGTCTTGCATTATCCCCTCTTTTGTCTCATTTAAGAATTATCGAGAGATGGGTATGAGCAAACATCTTGGAGTGAACATGGCAACCAAATTAGTTTGAGCATGGCAAGCAAATTCGGTCAAACAAGTGCTTCAAGGAAGTAATAGCAATGAATGTTGGGGAAATCAGTCCTTTGCAAGATTGTAGTTAGAGAGAACATTGGCTGTATTTACATCCCTACCATTTGTGTACATACTGGATCAAGATGAATTTCCATTTTGCTATATCAtatattttatattaaaaattgAAAAATTCTCTGATGTTACTTTGTGCAGCAGGCTAAACCCCGTCATTGTTTGAATCCAAAAAAATATGTGCATCATGGATTAGTCATAACAATGGTCGCCCCAGCACTAGCTAATAATGTTTAATGGTCAAAACTTAGCCTAGCTGTGCTCATGTTTCTAAGTAGCGACCTGCCATTTTTATTCTCTTAATTTCTCTGGTTGTTTTCCCCTGCAGGTTTGATGCCTTTGTTTCCTCTGCTAAATAAGGAAACCTCAAGTCACCACACTCTTTGTATGCACCGAGAAAAATATATTGGCTATATCTAGATATCATGATTTTAAATTGTATTTCTAGTGTTTTCAACTAGTGTGGGTGCTAGTTTGGGTTGGTGCACAATGAGTAAAGGTGATTAAAAAGAGCATCTAAATCTAGCATTGTCGTGTTATATGAAAACTGTTTAAATTACCACATGTCCAATTATGGATGGTTAGATGAATTTTCTTTGAATACAACACACGTCCAGATGGATCCTACAAATCATGGATCTAACTTCGCTCTTAGTAGTAAAGGTCCCTGCTATTTATTTTCAGCTATTTGTATATGATGAGTAAGATAGCGGGGGTGCTATCTTGTAGCAGACATTCTTTGTCTTTGTCCATCCATGTAGCTCTCCATCTTGTTTGCAAGTCATATGGGTCATAATAGTGGTTGGCCTAACCATGAAATTGATCCTTGTTATTTCACCTGCATGTCCTTTCAAATAGTAACATACTGAATTTTCAATGATGATATGAGCTGTACACTGACAAATTGCCATAGCTATTGTGATTTTCATCTATTTGGATTTTTGTAATCTTGCATATCTATTGTGTTTGCTCCAGTTTGTTGTTTAGAGCACCTCATCCATGCCTTATTATTTTGTATTGCCTTTAATCTGATATAAATGTGTGGCTACTTTTAGGAGTTTCTTAAAAGCAGAAGGGTACCTGAGAAACTGCATACAATTCTCCATATCCTGATCTTTACTTTGCTCACTTAAGTACTGCATGTACCATTTGACCTAGGAAAAACCAGCTGTATGGTGCAGTTGCATGCCTTTGTTGTCCTCTTCTTTTACATCTTTTCTGTTTACAAAATTAATGCTGAAACAGCATGCTTGCAAGGGCTCTGCTATCTGCAGGTGGAAAAATAAACTGACATCAATTGAATATCTTTACAGTAAGGGCAAGAAATCAGTCTCATTTCTTCAGGTCTAAGTCCATGCAACAATTCAACTGCTGCTAGTGAAGCTTGTTGATGTTTAGTTCATGTCATTTTCCTTTACCTCTCGTTTGGGCTGTCATGTACTATTTATGGATATAGCTGTAATCCATTTATTGCTCTCGCACCAATTATTTTTTCCATTATATGTTGTGGAAGATTCTGTATATTAGCTAATCAGTAATAACTCACAGCGGATCCTAACTAGTTACTTTTCCTGCTATCCTCTGAGTACTCGTCCAGTGACTGTATATTGTTTTATGTTTTTAGTTATTTGCTTTGCCCTTTACACTGGTTCTTTGTCTTGCTACCCTTTGTAGCTAAATTGTTATAAAAATGTTGGTCTATGTAACTATGTTATGCATCTCTGTTGCTAATGTTATCTTTTGTGGATTCCGGATGTAAATGCTGTATACTTTTCTTGATAATTATCCTTCATGCTTCTTATAGTTGCAGGTTGACATGAAGAATTTCAGTGGTCCATGTGACTGCTTACCTTTCACAAGGTTCTCCAGCTGACAGCGGCGATGGTCATTTATTTGTGAGGCTCTCACAGTACAACAGTACAGTATGAGTCTGCTTCTTCTTGTATCATTACTGGCGATGTGGGGGCATGGGTGAGTACCCTATCCGATTCTATGTATGCATCATTATAGAATTGCCAATTGCTGAGCAGTGAGCAGTTTTGTTATGTGTCAAGATGAATGTATTATCTGGGTTGTTGAGCAATCAACATCTCTGAATGTCGGTTGATTCTTCAGCCTGTTTGTGCAACCTTGCATGCATACTGCATAGGCCATGGTGATGATCAAGCATTGGGTCCATTCGTGACAAAGATTGGAAGGCAGCTGTCAGGTCAAGCAGGACTGGACCCATTTCAAGCCATCTATAGTCAGCAAATCATGGGGGCTCGTCTTCACTCAAGGTAAGGTAAGCACCTTCTGTTAGGTAACCTGAGCTTGAGGCTAGCTTAATAGCATTCAGGGAAATGTTTGGCATGGCAGGATGGCTCAGTGCACTGGAATCTACTGGTGGTGGTTTGGTGGACCTGGTCCTGGAGAGCTTTCGGCATTCTGGGCATCACTGTGAGTGCTCGAGGAAAAGGACTCCTGCCGAATGAGCACCCGAACTGCTCACTGCTCAATGCTTTATGCCCATTCCTGACTTTCAAGAGGCCTTGGGAAAGATTGACAGCTTTTCATCTATGT is a genomic window containing:
- the LOC117840754 gene encoding E3 ubiquitin-protein ligase RDUF2, producing the protein MESSPVSYWCYRCSRFVRVSPATVVCPECDGGFLEQFPQPPPRGGGGSGRRGTMNPVIVLRGGSLSGFELYYDDGAGDGLRPLPGDVQHLLMGSGFHRLLDQFSREAAAPRPPASKAAVESMPSVTIAGGGAHCAVCQEAFEPGAAGREMPCKHVYHQDCILPWLSLRNSCPVCRQELPAAATPDAEADAGLTIWRLPRGGFAVGRFAGGPREQLPVVYTELDGGFSNGVGPRRVTWPEGERQVDGGEGRIRRVFRNLFGCFGHGSRQASSSQSLSG